tttgctgtgttttacagtaCTGCTCATAAGTAATTGTACTGCATGTGTCTGCGATTGCAGGAGCTCGTCTCTGGCTCTTCATCGGCTTCATGATGATGTTCGGCTCGCTCATCGCTTCCATCTGGATCCTGTTTGGAGGCTACGTAGTGCCGAGTGAGTGTCACCCTGACCATCCACTGTTTCTCCCCTtatgctgggcatacactgtgcgatttttggtcCATTTGTGAGccgatttttcagtcgtgcgactgttttggtgatcggcccgagtttcgCCTTCATCGTGTGTCGTGCATCATGTAatatacatggggtaacgagaaacgattaacacctcacgaccagctcccgatcatcaatcgcttggtcgtaagaaaatcaaacctgtttgaaatcctgtcggccatcgtgagggtgtcaccgcagcctCTCActgcgcacacacaaacacagaaatgaaagtgaaaagacggagcagcacggcagtgcagTGTGTGagctggacacaagcgatggaggcgcaagttgtagaactttggcaagctcatccgagcctttttgatgtggcctcacaaaattatcacgaccgcAACAACCGTgaacagggctctagactaacctTTTGCCACGGTTGCACTGCTGcgcctaaaaaaacaaaagttaggcgcacccaaatttttcaaccgcatcgcttaacaccgcagttctacatgtgcactttttggTTGGGGAAAAttgctgtccatacagacactattgatttgtaaatgattaactaacaatcttgtgcttgtgcttaaagtgctttggctctctttggcaatattgtagacaatgttaaacttaatcatcatcatcatcctctgacgacctgtttgctgctgcctgctgctgaaaggcagtggggagaggggacacttgggcagtgcatttattgcagcatataatgtgttttctggatgcactgctgctttttcagcattcagagATTGATGGCTCCGTGTCAGAGCTgcctatgaatttcagacggatcagaccttaacttaacaaaaacgttatcaatagttcttttcatctttcctcattacccacagctacatccactctgtagggcctaggctgctcactagggctgggcatcatcactgatttctataatccattcgattcgattcaatttagcctcagacagtcagaaatattataattctgatcatttatcagtaccgacactgtgagacttcatcagaggtgtgagcatcacagcagatgcctttgtgtcaaagtaactgaggataaaacagaaaaacatgaagcagattttcctggcctgactttttatagcagataaccttaaaaatattctgcaattttgcataattttaaagtttacatttcttcagtattgaacaacAAAAAATAGGCTCTTTTTTGCAAGGTcacttaagtaaaaaaaaaaaaagagcagctgacagcgctgtaaacaacggtagactggtgggaccaatttggtcgcactGTAGAGCCCTGGTGAAGAGTTGGATctacattgctgctcaatcagcTGCCTgattaatgtttttcattaccaatttagcaaagttgttggtggtgtgtgtctgtgtgagtgaaagaccgagagcgagagacagattttgtgttataaccttcatgttatggacgcacagtctgagcactcaggtcgcatcagagcatcgtgacctacgaacttctaacccctgcaagtcaatcgtacagtttgagcaggagctgaataacacGACTGAAAAAATCACACAGTATATGTCCAGCTTTAGTCTGTCCTAGCTGGTCTTTGCTGAACATCCAAACATGCAAACCTGGAAATGATCACAAGGCTGGAGGGAAAACCAGAAGTTCTATCTTTAAATTAATAACAGCTCAGCCTGGACAAAGTCAGAGTATGTTATGGTTTGGAGCTCGAAGTCACTGCTGGCCTTTATCAGCTGCTTCATGGTGTTTTCTTCTGCTCTGAATCACATGACCTGTTTGGAAACTTGGAGCTTTTTCCTGTGGTTTGgtctctttcacacacagaaaaatccaCACGAACTGAAAGTGAACCTCAGTGAATCACTACAAACCACACAAGAACGTTCAGACTGCTCATTGTTCTCGTGACTGAGGCGCAGGTAGCACTCAGGGACAGCCCTCGCTTCATTTCACCTCCAGCGGGTGCAGTTTGTGGCTTCTCACACGTGACCACAGCAGGGTGTTTGAGGTTGCAGCGTAGACCTGGTAGTTGGATCAGGGAGTCTTATTTTAAATTCAACTTTGCTCCTGCAGCAGGTCCATACGCTGCAGTCTTCACCCTGCTGCGCTCGCTGTGTGAGCAGCAGAAGAAAAGCCTTGTGGTTATTACACTGTGGAGTGGGTTCCTGCCAAGCTGATTGTTGCAGCTCATTTCCAAAAGtctaaaaatacaacaaatgattttaatctgaCTTCCTTAGACCTGCGCAGGGAGTCGGCTCTCTCTGAGCATGCTCAGTCGCAGTGAAACCTGATGTGACTGATAACGTGTCGCTGTGTTCCCTCAGAGAAAGAAGTGGCTCCGGGGCTGGCTGTGTTCTTTCAGAACGCCTTCATCTTTTTTAGGTGAGTGAAAAGCAGCAGCGCTGACACTGAAGCAGCTGAAACGGCGCACCCTTACGCCAGGCCTGTTGTAATTAACCAGCTTGGTGCCAAATATGTGCTTCCTGCAGCGTTGCGACACGTTACATGAAACCTGTTGCATCTTATTTCCCGTAATGGGCGGGAGCTCCTGCCGGAAAGCCTGGCTCAGTTTAACCCATTCAGGCCCGTTTCTGTTCCACTAACTGATGCAGAAAGAAGAACTGAAGCCGGGCAGATGGATACGAGCGTGAAGCTTTGACATCCACACAGACTGTAAACACCAGATTTCTCAGGGAGGGGGTTTCCAGCTCTAAACGACCGTTTCTGTTTTCTAACCTGCTCCAGATTAATGATTGATTCACACCTTGTCTTGGTTGGAGTTTGTGTCAGTCCATCAGGACCATCATGTTTCACCTCCACCTGCCCCATGTTCATGTTAGTCTAACCACAGCTGTGTAGCTATTACATGACAGAGCTTCATTAGCCTCCAAACATCACAGCGCTGTGGAGCTGAGCTGTCTGTTTGGATCTGTCTGCTCAGTGTGTGacatcactgtgacatcactgtcTCCTCTCTCTGCAGCACTCTGATCTACAAGTTCGGCCGCACTGAAGATTTATGGGGTTAAgacgtgtacacacacacacacacacacacacacacagcccagACGTTTTGTATTCTGCTGTTTTAGTCGAAGCTGTAAAAACACTTTTAGTATTAATGTTGCTTTTTAAATGGAGaccaatcagtgctgctgcgcacgcacacacatgtaAATATAGTTCTGTTATGTTTcacttctctctctgtgtcagtcTCACTGTGTTTTGTAAAATGAGGGAATTCCTGCTGGCGGGCAGGACCGCCGCTCTTACTGTTAAAGTGTCACTCTGGGAGATTTCAGCTTCACTTCTGTTGGTTAAATGCTAAAGGTCACATGTTATCCGTAAACAGCTGGATGTGAGACGCACCTCTTGTGCTGACAAGAAGACGTAAACAAAAACCCGAACAAACCAGCCCCGTCCGCCAGTCGAGCGGAGCGATGTGTAGCCGCCCCAggtgtctctctcacacacgctCAGTCTGgactgttttagttttttttttttaacgtcaaacTGTACCTGATTGGTTTCCAGATTGCACTTCCTGTGACTCCTTCAAATTAAAAGTCTGATTGTTACAcgtatttttaatgaaaatcttCCAAGCTGACACTTCAAGGGGGCGGGGCTAATTTATAGCTGGAAGAACATTTGCTGTCTCGTCTCAGTCTGACACTGGATTATAAAAGGACGTTTGTCTTCCTGAATGACTACGATGTGTGTTGAGTTTTCAGtattaaagtttaaaatctCGACTGCTTCAGTCGTTCCTGAAGCTCTGAGCAGAAATCAAACTGTCATTTTTctgaaacaataaaaagttTTGTGGGCGTGGCTGTGAgctgctgctttgtttgttaTTGTAACCTTTGACCTGCTGTTTACTGGAAGCAATGACTCAGCCTCACCAGTGATTCAGACATTTTATTAAGGTGAACTCCGCTTATTCAGAAGGACAGGGAGTTGACCTCTGCAGGGAGGCGGGGCTTCCTGTGATCCCCCCCCCccgggaaaaaaaaagttacatgaAATTTCCCGTAGACAAACATTTACCCAACAAACACTTCCTATTTcactgaaacaggaagtgttggCCATGACTGTCCTCTTACCGCAGCCAGTCAGATCCAGCAGTGAGCGTGTGATTCCCACCTGCCTGGGAACGCTCTCACCGACAGTTATTAATAAAGAAACTAACTCAGAGTTAAACAGGACTGTAGGAAGTTTGAGAAAGAGCACACAGACGTGTACGCAGTTCCTGTTTTCTACTATTTCCTGTCAGAGGTTTGAAGCAGTAGCAGCGTGGAGAACATTCAGGGAGGCGTGGTCATTCAGAAACAAGACTTGGTTAATGCTAGAGTGACCCGCTCCTCTGCTGCGATGGTCGTTAGAGCGCAGTGATTAAAATTAGTGTCAGGAAGCTGCTCGCTGCGCTCCATCCTGGTTTTACTCCACCAGCTGTCCTCATGGGAGTAGTTCACAAATGTTCTGAGATCAGGTGCATCCAGGTGTTCACAGGTAAATATTCCAGATGGTACATGGTTACATCACCTGGAGCAGGTGAGCGACTCAGTCACCTCTGCTGGTAAACTCTGAATGGAGTCTCTGTGAGTGGGCGGAGCCTCTCCAAGAGTTCAGGAAGCAGCGGCGGGAGGGCAGAGTGCTGATCTGGGCTCGTAGTTACCGTCAGAGATCTGGAGGTCGTCACAGTGCTCTTCAGTGGGATTAAATGTTCGGACTTCAAATTCCCCAGGAAACTGATTCTGAAGGAGGAGAAGACACAGGAACCTCAGAGGCAGTGAAGACTAAAGATGGCCGATTGGACGAATATATCGACTATCGACGACAGGCTGAGCCTGTTTTTACAACAGCCATTTATTTGCCCATCAGTACGTCTGCTAATAATGGTGGTTGAAGCTAAGAGAAGCGCTGTTTTAATGGCACACTCTTCCAGCTGTGAACAAATGCAGCGATTCATTTACTCAAACtccaaacagaacaaaagaacgGCAGCAGCCTCTGCTCAAAAAACcaatttattcaaataaaaaaaccaCAATGGTGGTGAGGGAAACACAGAACTGACTTTTCCCCCCACTCTAACCGTGTTTGTCTCACACACTCGACCAAAGAACAAATAGAAAATTAAACCAAAAGTCggttaaaaatcaaaatgtctCTTCTGgcgaacataaaaaaaaaaaaaaaaaatctccgaTGTAAAGCGAAGTCTTCTGTGCGATTTGGTGCATCTCAAATAAATAGATGAATAATCCAAAAAGTAGCTATATTAATACTGAAACAACTCGCCCAACCTTAGTGAAGACATGAACAGCTGTTACAGAGCTGGCTCGTTCCTCAGGTACTCCCTGCTAACGTTTGCAATGTTTCTACTACTCTGTTACATTTTTACCCCGGAGTCAGATGAAGCCATTTACCTCATAATGCTCACGAACATTTACTCTGAGGACGCCGTGTGAAACGAACCGATACGACTCAACGAGCCAGAAAAGCGTCTGATGGAACACCGGCACCGGCCTGAACTTTTCTGCTGTTAGCCGCTGTTATTGAAACTGAAGTGGATCTAACTTTGCTGGACTGACGGCTCTGTTAACACCATTGGACAGTTCAGTGACTCATCAGTCACCATGAAGAACCACGTCAGTCTTACACACTGATCGTGAAGCGAACACTTTCAAAATCAGCTCTTTTACTCGCCTCGCTGAAACACTCACAGTAGATACAGCGCCCACTAGTGTCTGTGTGGTGAGTGTGTGCAGTAGTGTTGGCTCTTACCGGTGGGATTTCATATTTATATGGCTCCAGGCAGCGTTTGATTTTCTCAGTTTGGAAAAACCCGAGGTATCCCAATGCAAGAATGATGATGGCGAGGACCACGATGCCGACGAGCAGCCCCACGATCATCGGCGTCCTGTTCACGTGTTCTGAGAAAACAGACGCAGTGATTTTACTGCTGCAGCTTTAAAACCTTCAGCTGATTCAAAAGCACCGGAGTCGTTTACATTTGTGTCTCTGGTTGGAGTCGGAGCGCGTTAAAGGAACGTTACACTAAGAAGAGCAGCTTACCTGATGCAGGGATGACCTCACACTGGATGCAGCTGCGTGGTTCCATGGGTATCCCGTGGAGCGTATAGGCCACCTGAACACAGTACCGCTGcccctcctccagctcttcAATGGTCGTGGAGGCTACAGTGTCTTTATACGCCTGATGAagacaatgacacacacacacacacacacacacacagcaagtgAATTAAACATAATTCTGTTGAAGTGTTTGCTTCTGCTCGTCTTCTCCTGTACTCAGATAAGATTGTGTTTCCCAGCTGGATTATCAGTCTTTCTGTTTACTGTCAGAGCTCCATGTGTGCTGATGGAAAGTAACCCAGCTGTGCAGCTTAACATTGATAAGAGCAGATGTTTATCCCCCCATGGACCCATGACCACATGCTGTTTCAGGCCTTCACTGCTGCTCGTTTGTGGCTCTCTGGCTTCAGTTTAGTCCTAAAAATGAAGGCGCAGGATTCATCTGGACACGAAACTGCTTCTCAGTCACTTTGAGCTTCTGAAAATGGGAACTGTATAAAAATAGCTGTAATTCTGAAACAGTTCGTACAGACTGTCTGTTAGTCTCTGTGGTGGTGCAGAGGCAAACTGTCCAAATATGCATGGACCTGCCTGCACACACTGACAGATACATGTGACTGTATCAGCAAGCACACTGGCACGAATAATAACAACTAAAATAAACTACTCAAAAGGaacactttttccttttttaggaACACTAAAAACTACAGAGCCCAGCAAGGGACAttcttcaatgcacatattaaacaaatatgtaagactgctttcttccatttgtgcaacatttctaaaattagaaatatcctgtttcagagtgacgctgaaaaactagttcatgcatttattacttccaggctggactactgtaattcattattatcaggatgtcctaaaaactccctgaaaagccttcagctaatccaaaatgctgcagcaagagtcctgacagggactagaaagagagagcagatttctcctgttttggcttcccttcattggcttcctgttaaatccagaattcaaaatcctgctcctcacatacaaggtcttaaataatcaggccccatcttatcttaatgaccttgtagtaccatatcaccctattagagcacttcgctctcacactgcaggcctacttgttgttcctagagtatttaaaagtagaatgggaggcagagccttcagttttcaggcccctcttctgtggaacgaGTGAagaatgaagtctgtttctgattgtttggtcagacacattcacactAATGTGCAGAagtcattttgtagctctggcagGACTCATCCTGCTCCTCtttgcacaaaggagcagatactaCCCCTGCTGATGGGGTAAGGCCTTCTACAGCCCCGTCCAGCCCTCCTAGAGTAACTgcctgtctcctggaatctcctccatgtCTTTGAAGCTGAGCTGAGAGAAACTGTATCCTGGAGGAACTACCTGTGtaacctctgtagggtccaggtatcGCAGCGACACTGAGATTAGCCAAAtggaaaactagtgaaaaacagTGAGAAAAGTGAAACAACATTCATGTTCTGGGGTTGTCTCCTGATTCACACCACCACAAGTTTCACTGACTTGATGTTAAACTCTGACTAAAGAGCGCTCCTTTCATTGTTTCAGCCCTGACACATGCTGTAACATCAGGTTAGCATAAACACCTCGAGGAATCACTCCGTGTTCTCACCTGCAGAggactctctccctctctgccaaAGTAAATCCGGTGCTTGGCATTCTCGGCGTGTTCCTTCGCCAGCTCGTGGTTCTCACTCAGGTGTACAGTGAGTGATCCAGGCTGAGGCAAAATGCTGAACGGAGGCGTGCAGACGTCACCTGGAAGAGCAGAGCGAGcgtcagcacagcagcagctcgTGGTTCACACTCTGGTCAGGATGGTTAACACCTCGAGTCTCACAGCTTCACCCACAGACAGCGCTGACACAGTTCAGAGGTTTCTCACCGTATCTGCTGCAGGCGTTAACACCCTCAGATCTCAGCCCCCGTCTCTCGGCCTGCACACGCAGCGTCACGCAGCTGTTCTCAGGCGAGCCGTTAGTGTCGCTCGGCCCAATCGCTGATATGTTGCAGGAATGTAACGGCGTCTGGATGCAGGCTGGAAGAGCTTCCCATTTATCAGAGTTAAATCTGAGGATGAGGAACAGAAACAGACACGAGTCAGAGAAAACATCTGCTGAGCGTTCGCTCTGCTGTGAAACTCAATCACACTCGTTCATTAAATGTGTAATGTTGggtaaattttgtgttaatgtgttggtcttaagtaaaactaagatgtaacactgaattgattgacaatttatactttatactttaaaaaacagtcaaatgaagtggggacatttttgacccctgaggacCACAGCTGTATGGAAATCGGGAGGACATTATGAGGGTTAAACAGGAAGTGCAGTGTGGCACCTCCAGCCTTCCACCTTCTGTTTGGGGTTGCTTTAGTGTTGTTGAAGCAGGAGCtttgctgacctctgacctcctccTAAACATTTTACCAGCCCACTGTGGATTATAATCTGTGACAGTGACATTACACTCAGCCTGCTGCTCTCTGATGGCGGCTTTCATGTGAAACTGTGAGAACGATGGAGTAAATAAAATGTCATCAGCTGACCTCTCGCCACCATCAGGCGTGACGATAAAAAAGGAAGCTCCACCTTAAAACAGAGCACCTTCCTTGGCTGAGAGGTCTCACCTGCGGTAATTCACCGTGTAGGTGACGTCCGGCTCCCCTGGAGTCCAAGTCAGCTGACCCTTCTCCACCTGGACGTTCTGTGGCGGCGGCGGCGCCGCCTGAGACGCGACTGAGGCAGACGAGAATGAAAAGGTGAAGAAGGCAAACCAGAGAAATCCCTGCATAATCCAGATTATTGTCATTCGTGTGATCACAGCCTCAGGTGATTTATTAAAGAGACAGCAGGAAACATCGACCCCACGACGTCTGAGCTCAGAGGGACAAGGATGAAAAAACGAGGAATAACATCTGTCTGCTGCACACGGCacgtttttaaaaactaaacagaTGTGAACCTGATGTTTGTGGTGACGTCACTAAATCGGATTTCTGTCATTTATTCACTTTCATGTGTTTTCTGCTGCGGACATATGAGATACatctacatatttatttatgtaagtTACACTTTAATGTGACTGTTTTATTCATAATTTCTAAACAACTGTTTacataaaatatgaaataataaattaatgatTGGACAGATCAGTTATTTACTGACTGAGAGTGTCGGAGTCAGAAATCTTTACAGTGAACAGATGAATGAACATTTATTGCATCAGTAATAATATAAATGAAGTATGAAggttaaacatgtttacaggctgatttaaacaaacacagacagaagtGATGATTATAACCTGAAATAAACTCTTTGAAAGCTTCACAAATCATTTTCCTGTCATGTCAGGAGCGCTGGACATTTATAGCCCACTTCCATATTTCACACCAACCTTTAACCTTCCAGCTGCTGCGACTGTTTCACCTTTTTAACCTGAAACAGTCGcagcaaacagaaaaaggacattttctcattttagacGCGCTGAACTGAACATTTCCTTCTCCGAGCTCACAGAGTTCCGTATTTTATCCGGATGATCAGTTTTAAGCTAAACTCTGACATTTGAACCTAAATGTGACTTTGTGACGTCGACGCTAAATCCACAGGTGAAAACCCAGCTGACAGGTAACAGCAGCCGTTCGTGTTTAGCTGGAAAAACCTGACGCCGATTACAATAAAACAGCTTGAATGAGTCATTAATAACTGAAGACATTAGAAAATGAAACTTTAACATCGGTTATTTTAAAGTTCGTCTgattctctctcacacacacacacacacacacacacacacacacacacacacacacacacacacacacacacacacacaggatattGCTTCATCCGTGATTAGCCTGCGGGGCTACAGGCCGTTGTTAGCCGGTAGCTCGGCAGGTATTGTCCGCCGGCGGTGGCTCCTTACCCCGGGAGAAGGCGTGGAGGCAGAGCAGGATCAGCAGCATGGTGTCGGCCTCATTCCTCGGTCTGTGGCCGGTGTCCGAACATGGTGGCTGGCTGGAGCTGAAGAATCGAAACACACACCGACGCACTTCCTGGCGGAGCTGGATAATCTGGACGTCTCAGTCCGCAGACTGCTTCTGTCTTGGAGGACTTCCGGTTCCGCCTCTTAAAGCTGTACGTGACAAACgataacaatgataagaaaacacCAACAACTGCTCCACACGGTGTTTGATTACCGCTCACAGCCGCTGGGACAGACTGTGTTTACCAGCAGAGCTCAGAATCAGCTCAGCCCCACCTCACCTGTGAGACAGGTGAGTTACGCTGCCCTCCCACCTGAGTGTCCCGCGCCCTGCACGTCGAAGCTCAGCAATGCCCGTGTCAGGACTCGCCCTCACACCAGCTCACAGGGGGCTGAGTATCGACCGACCAGGGATTCCCCCGCGCGTTCACGTGAGGGTGACGTCAGCACCTCGTGATCAATCACAGGAAATGAGAGTTAAGGcttccaaataaataaataaataaataatctgtttattttatgattttctgtgctgtgttcaagaaaaacaaaatgcattcTAACACAGAGTGTTGCACTTCGATAACTGTGTACAGTgcactgaaaatatgaaatatgcagacagtagcggttttagatacgggcgacacgggcggttgcccggggcggcatcgtggtgggggcggcatcacgggtatcggcaaaaaaaaaaaaaattgctcgtactcatgctgccccgacggcagccagcgcatattgggaatgtcataggcaccgatcggttttctatcgcccatttgctgggagtaagggcgccctccgtttgcaaggtgcgcctgctgcttgcggcacagggaggagagggcgggcggcgggggattctctggctggctggagcagcaaaaattaccaactcgcaaaataaaacaaaataaaaacaaaccaacaaacacgaaaacaccag
This DNA window, taken from Oreochromis niloticus isolate F11D_XX linkage group LG16, O_niloticus_UMD_NMBU, whole genome shotgun sequence, encodes the following:
- the ifngr2-1 gene encoding interferon gamma receptor 2-1 isoform X1, which gives rise to MLLILLCLHAFSRVASQAAPPPPQNVQVEKGQLTWTPGEPDVTYTVNYRRFNSDKWEALPACIQTPLHSCNISAIGPSDTNGSPENSCVTLRVQAERRGLRSEGVNACSRYGDVCTPPFSILPQPGSLTVHLSENHELAKEHAENAKHRIYFGREGESPLQAYKDTVASTTIEELEEGQRYCVQVAYTLHGIPMEPRSCIQCEVIPASEHVNRTPMIVGLLVGIVVLAIIILALGYLGFFQTEKIKRCLEPYKYEIPPNQFPGEFEVRTFNPTEEHCDDLQISDGNYEPRSALCPPAAAS